In bacterium 336/3, the following proteins share a genomic window:
- a CDS encoding TDP-4-oxo-6-deoxy-D-glucose aminotransferase (catalyzes the formation of dTDP-D-fucosamine from dTDP-4-oxo-6-deoxy-D-glucose in enterobacterial common antigen biosynthesis) yields the protein MKIGFNKPYFTGKETTYIKEAVEKGHISGDGFFTKKCHQFFENRYKFKKCLLTTSCTDALEMAAILIDIKPDDEVIIPSYTFVSTANAFVLRGAKIVFADSEAYHPNIDADQIEKLITPKTKAIVVVHYAGVACDMDTIQEISKKHNLFLIEDAAQAIESFYKDKPLGSFGHLSAFSFHETKNIISGEGGMLIINDEALIKRAEIIREKGTNRSAFFRGEIDKYGWVDVGSSFLPSEIIAAFLYAQLENLEDIQQKRHQIWRRYYQDLFEGEQKAYFQLPKVPDYAKHNAHMFYIVCRNIEERTNLISYLKSKDIQAVFHYLSLHKSPFYKSQVSHIPLLPHSDYFTDNLVRLPFYYELKLEEQSFISQTILEFYSEKV from the coding sequence ATGAAAATTGGATTTAATAAGCCTTATTTTACAGGCAAAGAAACAACATATATCAAAGAAGCAGTAGAAAAAGGACATATTTCTGGGGATGGCTTTTTTACTAAAAAATGCCATCAATTTTTTGAGAATCGTTACAAGTTTAAAAAATGTTTACTAACAACTTCATGTACCGATGCCCTTGAAATGGCAGCCATTTTGATAGATATAAAGCCTGATGATGAGGTGATAATCCCTTCTTATACGTTTGTATCCACAGCCAATGCTTTTGTTCTTAGAGGTGCCAAAATCGTATTTGCTGATAGCGAAGCCTATCATCCAAATATTGATGCAGACCAAATAGAAAAACTAATTACTCCCAAAACTAAAGCAATTGTTGTTGTACATTATGCAGGTGTTGCCTGTGATATGGATACTATTCAAGAAATATCAAAAAAGCATAATCTTTTTTTGATAGAAGATGCAGCACAAGCCATAGAATCCTTTTATAAAGATAAGCCTCTGGGTAGTTTTGGACATTTATCAGCTTTTTCCTTTCATGAAACTAAAAATATTATCTCTGGCGAAGGAGGAATGCTTATCATTAATGACGAAGCACTTATCAAAAGAGCTGAAATTATCAGAGAAAAAGGTACAAACCGTTCAGCATTTTTTAGAGGTGAAATTGATAAATATGGATGGGTGGATGTAGGTTCATCGTTTTTACCCTCAGAAATTATAGCTGCATTTTTGTATGCCCAACTTGAAAACCTAGAAGATATTCAACAAAAAAGGCATCAAATCTGGCGGAGATATTATCAAGATTTATTTGAAGGAGAACAAAAAGCATACTTTCAATTACCAAAAGTTCCTGATTATGCTAAACACAATGCCCACATGTTTTATATTGTTTGTAGAAATATTGAGGAAAGAACCAATTTAATATCTTACTTGAAAAGTAAAGATATTCAAGCTGTTTTTCATTATTTATCACTTCATAAAAGTCCTTTTTATAAGTCTCAAGTTTCACATATTCCACTTTTGCCTCATAGCGATTATTTTACTGATAACTTGGTAAGACTTCCTTTTTATTATGAACTTAAATTGGAAGAACAATCCTTTATAAGTCAAACAATCTTAGAGTTTTATTCAGAAAAAGTGTAG
- a CDS encoding 2-aminomuconate deaminase, translating to MQQDNHLINSSKAPEPVGLYPHARKVGNLLFLSGVGPRERGSKKIPGVELDEQGNIINYDIEKQCHSVFQNIKYILEDAGSSWDKIVDVTVFLTNMKEDFSTYNKVYAEYFKDNLPCRTTLGITALPTPIAIELKVIATID from the coding sequence ATGCAACAAGACAATCATCTCATCAATAGTTCAAAAGCTCCTGAACCTGTGGGTTTGTATCCACATGCTCGTAAAGTAGGGAATTTGCTATTTCTTTCAGGTGTTGGACCCAGAGAACGAGGCTCAAAGAAAATACCTGGTGTAGAATTAGATGAACAAGGAAATATTATTAATTATGATATTGAGAAACAATGCCATTCTGTTTTCCAAAATATAAAGTACATCTTGGAGGATGCTGGCTCTTCTTGGGATAAAATAGTGGATGTAACGGTTTTTCTAACCAATATGAAAGAAGATTTCAGCACATACAATAAAGTATATGCTGAATACTTCAAGGATAACTTGCCTTGTCGAACAACTTTAGGGATTACAGCCTTGCCCACACCTATAGCTATTGAACTAAAGGTGATTGCTACAATAGACTAA
- a CDS encoding cell division protein FtsZ translates to MSYTFVKQNLQGKSIIKVIGVGGGGSNAVNHMFNRGIKDVEFIVCNTDAQALNASPVPNKLQIGIALTEGLGAGANPERGKEAAIESKEDIRELLSSYTKMIFITAGMGGGTGTGAAPVIAQIARDLDILTVGIVTAPFGFEGKKKIDQANKGIEELRKYCDTVLVISNDKLREMFGTMTMSAAYAQADNVLTTAAKSIAELITVQAHVNVDFEDVKTVMRNSGTAVMGSAKAEGDNRALQAIEEALMSPLLNNRDIKGARKILLSIMSSDKAELQMDEFAMITDYVTEKAGEASEFIWGTGIDSTLGDAIRVTVVATGFSVEDGGVYPIVQEIEKKIIHDLETGKQLQEVSVETPKQNIQPIQQTKEEETREFILEPVVNSKTKLVENTPQTEKKVEKVVYDLNNPDKVKTINEEAKSLDEEIQLSEMELKKLQILKNKQKREEILKSLSTSYTENTDDFKTKNDVPAYLRHNVKLDDNSHSSEKKMSKFSLDEDGQILNNNKFFDDKPD, encoded by the coding sequence ATGTCTTATACATTCGTTAAGCAGAATTTACAAGGAAAATCTATTATAAAAGTAATAGGTGTTGGAGGTGGCGGTAGCAATGCTGTAAATCACATGTTTAATCGTGGGATTAAAGATGTGGAATTCATTGTTTGTAACACAGATGCTCAAGCTCTGAATGCGAGCCCTGTACCCAATAAATTACAAATTGGTATTGCTCTTACGGAAGGCTTGGGAGCTGGTGCAAACCCTGAAAGAGGAAAAGAAGCAGCCATAGAAAGTAAAGAGGATATTAGAGAGCTTTTAAGCTCTTATACCAAAATGATATTTATTACAGCTGGTATGGGTGGAGGAACTGGTACAGGAGCAGCTCCTGTTATTGCTCAAATAGCTCGTGATTTAGATATTCTAACTGTAGGTATAGTTACGGCACCTTTTGGCTTTGAAGGAAAAAAGAAAATTGACCAAGCCAACAAAGGTATAGAAGAACTTAGAAAGTATTGTGATACAGTGCTTGTCATTTCTAATGACAAACTCCGTGAAATGTTTGGTACAATGACCATGTCAGCAGCCTATGCACAAGCAGATAACGTTCTTACTACTGCCGCAAAAAGTATTGCAGAACTTATCACAGTTCAAGCCCATGTAAATGTGGACTTTGAAGATGTGAAAACTGTAATGCGTAACTCTGGTACAGCTGTAATGGGTTCTGCTAAAGCCGAAGGAGATAACAGAGCTTTACAAGCCATAGAAGAAGCTTTGATGTCGCCATTACTCAATAACAGAGATATCAAAGGTGCAAGAAAGATTTTGCTTTCTATTATGTCTTCTGATAAAGCAGAATTGCAAATGGATGAATTTGCAATGATTACAGATTATGTAACTGAAAAAGCAGGAGAAGCATCTGAGTTTATTTGGGGTACTGGTATAGATTCTACATTGGGCGATGCTATCCGAGTAACTGTGGTTGCCACTGGATTTAGTGTAGAAGATGGTGGAGTATATCCAATTGTACAAGAGATAGAAAAAAAAATTATTCATGATTTAGAAACTGGCAAACAGCTTCAAGAAGTAAGTGTTGAGACCCCCAAACAGAATATACAACCTATTCAACAGACAAAAGAAGAAGAGACAAGGGAGTTTATTTTAGAACCTGTTGTAAATTCTAAAACAAAACTTGTTGAAAATACTCCTCAAACAGAGAAAAAAGTTGAAAAAGTTGTCTATGACCTCAACAATCCTGATAAGGTAAAGACCATTAATGAAGAAGCTAAATCGTTGGACGAGGAAATACAACTCTCTGAAATGGAATTAAAGAAGCTTCAAATTCTTAAAAATAAACAAAAAAGAGAAGAGATTTTAAAAAGCTTGAGTACATCTTACACTGAAAATACAGATGACTTCAAAACTAAAAATGATGTTCCTGCTTATTTGAGGCATAATGTGAAATTAGATGATAATTCACATTCTTCAGAGAAAAAAATGTCAAAATTTAGTTTGGATGAAGATGGCCAAATACTCAACAATAACAAATTCTTTGATGATAAACCTGATTAA